The proteins below come from a single Malus domestica chromosome 03, GDT2T_hap1 genomic window:
- the LOC139194692 gene encoding uncharacterized mitochondrial protein AtMg00820-like, producing the protein MSVSVTTFARRYSPLHLSFVAHISRSIKPSSFAEAIQDPHWRKAMDSELEALTSNNTWTLTSLSPGKRPIDCKWVYKIKHHADGSIERYKARLVAKGFTQEEGIDYHDTFSPTAKMITVRCLLALATGQGWSLQQYDVHNAFLHGDL; encoded by the exons ATGTCCGTCTCCGTGACTACGTTTGCTCGCAG ATATTCACCATTGCATCTTTCTTTTGTTGCTCACATTAGTCGAAGTATAAAACCTTCTTCTTTTGCGGAGGCTATTCAAGACCCTCATTGGCGCAAGGCCATGGATTCAGAACTTGAGGCACTTACTTCCAACAATACCTGGACTCTTACTTCGCTTTCTCCCGGAAAGCGTCCCATTGATTGTAAGTGGGTCTACAAAATTAAGCATCATGCCGACGGTTCTATCGAGCGCTACAAAGCTCGTTTAGTGGCCAAAGGATTCACTCAAGAAGAGGGAATTGATTATCATGACACTTTCTCTCCCACCGCCAAAATGATCACAGTTCGCTGCCTTCTTGCTCTTGCCACTGGTCAAGGATGGTCTCTCCAACAATATGATGTTCAtaatgcctttcttcatggcgacctttga